A region from the Paenarthrobacter aurescens genome encodes:
- a CDS encoding glutamate synthase subunit beta: protein MADPRGFLKVRQRETQPRRPVPVRIMDWKEVYEAQEKGVLKSQAGRCMDCGVPFCHQGCPLGNLIPEWNDLVWRDKGEEAIERLHATNNFPEFTGRLCPAPCEASCVLGINQPAVTIKQVEVSIIDQAFDNDWVQPLPPTRLTGKTVAVVGSGPAGLAVAQQLTRVGHTVAVYERDDKIGGLLRYGIPDFKMEKEQVDRRLEQMKAEGTRFRTGVAVGTDVTWEQLRRRYDAVVVATGATVPRDLPIPGRDLEGVHFAMDYLVPSNRKVAGENPENHIDARGKHVVILGGGDTGADCIGTAHRHQAASVTTLAIGKQPPAERATHQPWPTFPTLFEVASAHEEGGERTYLASTVEFVGENGKLTGVKVAETEFVDGKRLPKAGTERVIPADLVFLSLGFTGAEPAGITEQVSAEFDGRGNVARDGYYMTNTEGVFVAGDAGRGQSLIVWAIAEGRACAAAVDRFLMGSTILPAPVAPTDRAIAVL, encoded by the coding sequence AGGGCGTCCTGAAGAGCCAGGCCGGCCGCTGCATGGACTGCGGTGTTCCGTTCTGTCACCAGGGCTGCCCGCTGGGGAACCTCATTCCCGAGTGGAACGATCTCGTGTGGCGGGACAAGGGTGAAGAAGCCATTGAGCGCCTTCACGCTACGAACAACTTCCCGGAGTTCACCGGCCGTCTGTGCCCTGCACCCTGCGAGGCATCCTGTGTGCTGGGCATCAACCAGCCTGCGGTGACCATCAAGCAGGTTGAGGTCTCCATCATTGACCAGGCCTTCGACAACGACTGGGTCCAGCCTTTGCCGCCGACCCGCCTCACCGGCAAGACGGTGGCCGTGGTTGGTTCCGGTCCTGCCGGCCTGGCCGTGGCACAGCAGCTGACCCGCGTGGGCCACACCGTTGCAGTGTATGAGCGCGACGACAAAATTGGCGGCCTGCTCCGCTACGGCATCCCGGACTTCAAGATGGAGAAGGAACAGGTTGACCGCCGCCTTGAGCAGATGAAGGCCGAAGGCACGCGCTTCCGGACCGGCGTTGCTGTTGGTACGGATGTCACTTGGGAGCAGCTCCGCCGCCGTTACGACGCCGTTGTGGTAGCCACCGGTGCTACCGTTCCGCGTGACCTGCCCATCCCCGGCCGGGACCTCGAGGGCGTCCACTTCGCCATGGACTACCTGGTACCGTCCAACCGCAAGGTGGCGGGGGAGAACCCCGAAAACCACATCGATGCCCGCGGCAAGCACGTTGTCATCCTTGGTGGTGGCGATACCGGTGCTGACTGCATCGGAACCGCCCACCGCCACCAGGCAGCATCGGTGACCACGCTCGCAATTGGCAAGCAGCCCCCTGCCGAGCGTGCCACCCACCAGCCGTGGCCCACGTTCCCCACCCTGTTTGAGGTCGCCAGCGCCCACGAAGAGGGCGGCGAGCGTACCTACCTTGCATCAACGGTTGAGTTTGTTGGAGAAAACGGCAAGCTCACCGGCGTCAAAGTTGCTGAAACCGAGTTCGTGGACGGCAAACGCCTTCCCAAAGCCGGTACAGAACGAGTCATTCCAGCTGACCTTGTGTTCTTGAGCCTTGGCTTTACCGGTGCTGAGCCGGCGGGTATCACGGAGCAAGTCAGTGCAGAATTCGACGGTCGGGGCAACGTAGCCCGCGACGGCTACTACATGACAAACACCGAGGGCGTGTTTGTTGCCGGCGATGCCGGACGTGGCCAGTCACTGATTGTGTGGGCCATTGCGGAAGGCCGTGCGTGCGCGGCTGCAGTGGACAGGTTCCTGATGGGAAGCACCATCCTCCCGGCACCGGTCGCCCCCACCGACCGGGCGATAGCGGTCTTATAG
- the pyk gene encoding pyruvate kinase, translating into MRRAKIVATFGPAISSFENTLAVLEAGVDVARMNMSHGDYSVHDITYENVRKAAAQLGKPVAIMADLQGPKIRLGRFVDGPHELAVGDTFTITTEDVPGTKDICSTTLKSLTEDVNVGDALLIDDGKVAMRAIEVDDVKVVATVTVGGKVSNNKGINLPGVAVNVPALSEKDEDDLRWALKRGADLIALSFVRDASDIKRVHEIMDEEGRRVPVIAKIEKPQAVEQLHEIIDAFDAIMVARGDLGVELPLEEVPIVQKRAIELARRWAKPVIVATQVLESMIDNPRPTRAEASDCANAVLDGADAVMLSGETSVGQYPIETVKVMARIIESTEVHGLERVPPLGTKPKTRGGAITRAAVEIADQLDAKYICTFTQSGDSARRLSRLRPVKPVFAFTPVEHVWNQLALTWGIQPVLVPSVGHTDEMTAQVDKSLLEMDLVDEGDLVVIAAGSPPGQAGSTNSLKVHKVGDLADTSKTDDGSRKEPVGPWPEKKSKAKS; encoded by the coding sequence ATGAGACGCGCGAAAATTGTGGCAACTTTCGGCCCGGCTATCTCCAGCTTCGAAAACACCCTCGCGGTGCTGGAGGCCGGCGTCGACGTTGCTCGCATGAACATGAGCCACGGCGACTACTCCGTGCATGACATCACCTACGAAAACGTCCGCAAGGCTGCGGCCCAGCTGGGCAAGCCGGTGGCCATCATGGCCGACCTCCAAGGCCCCAAGATCCGTCTTGGCCGCTTTGTTGACGGCCCGCACGAACTGGCCGTCGGCGACACCTTCACCATCACCACCGAAGACGTCCCCGGCACCAAGGACATCTGCTCCACCACGCTCAAGAGCCTCACAGAAGACGTCAATGTGGGCGACGCCCTGCTCATCGACGACGGCAAGGTGGCCATGCGCGCCATCGAGGTTGACGACGTCAAGGTAGTTGCCACCGTGACAGTTGGCGGCAAGGTCTCCAACAACAAGGGCATCAACCTGCCCGGTGTTGCCGTCAACGTCCCCGCCTTGAGCGAAAAAGACGAGGACGACCTCCGTTGGGCGCTCAAGCGTGGCGCCGACCTCATCGCCCTCTCGTTCGTGCGCGATGCCTCAGACATCAAGCGCGTCCACGAGATCATGGACGAAGAAGGCCGCCGCGTGCCGGTGATCGCCAAGATCGAAAAGCCGCAGGCAGTGGAGCAGCTCCACGAAATCATCGACGCCTTCGATGCCATCATGGTTGCCCGTGGCGACCTCGGCGTTGAACTGCCGCTCGAAGAGGTGCCGATCGTCCAGAAGCGCGCCATTGAACTGGCACGCCGCTGGGCCAAACCGGTCATCGTGGCCACCCAGGTCCTCGAATCCATGATCGACAACCCGCGCCCCACCCGCGCCGAGGCTTCCGACTGCGCCAACGCAGTGCTCGACGGCGCCGATGCAGTAATGCTCTCCGGTGAAACCTCCGTGGGCCAGTACCCCATCGAGACCGTCAAGGTCATGGCCCGGATCATCGAATCCACCGAAGTTCACGGTCTTGAGCGCGTACCCCCGCTGGGCACCAAGCCCAAGACCCGTGGTGGCGCCATCACCCGTGCCGCCGTCGAAATCGCCGACCAGCTGGACGCGAAGTACATCTGTACCTTCACCCAGTCCGGTGACTCGGCACGACGCCTCTCACGTCTGCGCCCCGTCAAGCCGGTGTTCGCCTTCACCCCGGTGGAGCACGTCTGGAACCAGCTGGCTCTCACCTGGGGCATCCAGCCGGTTCTGGTTCCCTCCGTGGGCCACACCGACGAGATGACCGCACAGGTGGACAAGAGCCTCCTGGAAATGGACCTCGTGGACGAAGGCGACCTTGTTGTCATCGCTGCCGGTTCCCCTCCAGGACAGGCCGGTTCCACCAACTCGCTGAAGGTCCACAAGGTAGGCGACCTCGCCGATACCTCCAAGACCGACGACGGTTCACGCAAGGAACCTGTTGGCCCGTGGCCTGAAAAGAAGTCCAAGGCCAAGAGCTAG